The following is a genomic window from SAR324 cluster bacterium.
ACAGGCCAACAACCATTCCAGATAACAGTTTAAAATTCTTTTTTGAGATCCTAGAGCATTCTATTCTGCCTGCCTTCTCAATAATCTTGGCTCAAAGTGGATTTTGGGCTTTGGGGATGCGATCAATGATGGTGACCACCAAAGGTGAAGATTACATGACTTTGGCTGAGGCAAAGGGCTTAAATTCTAAACGAATTTTTTTCAACTACGGAGTAAGAAATGCGATTTTACCTCAAGTAACTGCGCTTGCACTTTCACTATCGCACATCATTAGTGGAGCTATTCTAGTTGAGATTGTGTTTTCTTATCCAGGTATTGGGTCTCTTCTTTACCAGGGTATCAAAGCTTTCGACTATTTCATAATCCAAGGTGTGGTTTTTATTTTGGTAATTTCTATCGCATTTTCAATGTTATTGATTGATTTAATTTACCCCTTAATTGATCCAAGAGTAAAAATTTCAAATCTGTGATAATCAAAAAGAATGATAAAATATTTAAGTAGAAATTTTACTTTAGTTCTGGGGCTTGGGATTCTTTTAATTTCATCATTCGTTTGGTTGGCATTCTATTTAGTTGTTGATTTTAATCATGCACAGGCTCTCTCTTTCAGGCCCTCACAACCACCATCCATGGAACATTGGTTGGGCACTGATAGGATGGGTAAAGACGTTTTAACTTCAATTGTGATAGGGACTCCTCAAACAATTCAAATTGGTATAGTTGCGGGAGGTATTGGTATCTTGCTCGGAGTGATTCTTGGATTCACGGCAGGTTTTTTTGGTGGAATTGTTGACTATATTATCAAATTTATTGTTGACGTTTTTCAAAGTATCCCACCACTGGTTGTACTCATAATATTTGCCATTTCAATTCCTGGAGATATGACAATCTTGCAATTGTCATTGATAGTCGGGGTTACGTCTTGGCTTGGACCAACGAGGGTGCTGCGGTCACAAGTGCTTGTTATGAAAGAACTTAATTATGTGTCACTGTCGAGATTTTCTGGATTGCCATCTTGGAAAATTATTTTCATGGAAATTCTTCCCAACCTGCTTCCATACGTAATGGCCAATTTTGTGATGACTGTGGCTGGGGCAATCTTGGCATCAATTGGTATAGAAGCTTTGGGTTTGGGTGCATTTTCTTCGAATTCTCTGGGTATGACAATTTATTGGAACATTTGGTATTCATCAATGCTTCAGGGGTGGTGGTGGTGGTGGTCACCTCCAATATTGATCATAATCCTTGTTTTCATCTCACTATATTTGATATCGCAGGGTTTAGATGAGTGGGCAAATCCACGCCTCAAAACCAAATTTTAGTAATGCACTGTGTAAAGTATTAACTGAAAGAGTTTGAATTGAATTTCATTATTCTAAAAACCAAAGCGCATCTTTTACATAATAAATAGATAATTTTACTTTGATCTTGTATGTCCCAGCCTCTCATTAAGATAGATAATTTAACTATTGAATATAACAGTTACGGCAAAGCTTTCAAAGCTGTCGATGACGTGAGCATGGACATATATGAGAATGAGAAAATAGCGCTTGTTGGAGAATCCGGTAGCGGTAAGACCACACTAGCTATGGCAATTTTGCGTATGTTGAAGCCTCCTGGTGAGATCACATCAGGTAAGATTTTACATAAGAATTCAAATCTTATCGATTTAAAGGCGGAGGAGATGCGATTGAGGCGTTTAAGTGAATTTTCATTGATAACACAAGCATCAATGAACTCACTTAATCCAGTTCTGAGAATCAAAGAGCAATTGTTGGATGGTCTTTTGGATCATGGAAAATTGAATAAAGATGAAAACAACTCAAATATTCGATCAGTACTTGATCAGGTCCAGCTCCCTCATTCTGTTCTAAACATGTATCCACATGAGTTGAGTGGGGGAATGAAACAACGCGTTTCGATAGCTTGTGCAATTCTTCTTAATCCAAATTTTATAGTTGCAGATGAACCTACCAGCGCCTTAGATGTCATTATTCAGAGACAGGTCATTTCAACGTTATTTAGTATACAAAAGAAATATCGCACATCAATTTTACTAATTGGTCACGATTTAGGCCTAGTTATTCAATTTGCCGACAGAATAGCTGTGATGCACAATGGAAAAATTGTTGAGTTGAAGAAAACGGAAGAGCTTCTAGCTTCAGCATCACATTGGTACACCAAAACTCTTTTACAGAGTGTCCCCAGCTTTGAGGAAGAACCAAAATCTTTAATTAAATATAACAATCTGAAGAGTGCTAATAAGTCTTCTTCAGAAAAAAAAATTACTATCTCTCTCAGGAATGTCTTTAAATCTTATGAAACCTCTCTTTTTGGTTCAAAGAATAATTTCGCGCTCAAGAATATAAATTTTGAATTTAATAACTTTGAACCATCAATCATTGGTATTGCTGGCCAAAGTGGTAGTGGAAAATCAACATTAATGCAGATTTTGTTGGGAACACTTTCACAAACTTCTGGTCAAGTTTTACTGAATGAAAAACCACTACTGCAATATGTGAAGAGGAATCAGAAAAAATATTTACTTCAAGTCCAGCCAATATTTCAGGATCCCTATGGAGTGTATAATCCTTTCTATAAAGCCATCCATTTTCTTCGAGAAACTGCAGTTAATCTAAACCTTATTCAACATCCAAAGTATATTGATAGTTTTGTTGAAGAAATTTTGCGAGACGTGGGTCTAGACTTTAATGAATTGAAAGAACGTTATCCCCACGAACTGAGTGGTGGTCAAAGGCAGAGGCTAATGGTTGCGCGGGCACTCATGGTTAAACCTCAATTCATCCTAGCTGATGAGCCAGTTTCGATGATTGATGCCTCTTTGCGGGCAAGCATACTTGAGAACATACAAACACTTAAGAAACAATATGGTATTACTGTAATTTATATCACCCATGATTTGACCACTGCCTTTCAGATTTGTGACACACTTAACGTAATGTATCAGGGAGAAATCGTTGAATCAGGCCTTTGTAAAGAGGTTATTCTTAGGCCAAAACATTCATATACTAAGTCTCTCATCTCATCCATTCCAAGCAAAAATAAAACCTCAAATTGGATGCAAACTTCTCCATAGAATTTATTGTTGGCTAAATATTTTGGTAATTGGACACATTTCTCCAATCCTTTCTTGATAAACACCTTTTAGTTCTTTTCCTGTTTTAGCTAAGTAACAACGGTCCGCTGTTGTACAGCGCTAGACAGTTTTCAACGTCTATCCACTCGTTACTAAAGAGATCAGTGATCAAGGAGTTATTGAAAATAGA
Proteins encoded in this region:
- a CDS encoding ABC transporter permease, translated to MGTDRMGKDVLTSIVIGTPQTIQIGIVAGGIGILLGVILGFTAGFFGGIVDYIIKFIVDVFQSIPPLVVLIIFAISIPGDMTILQLSLIVGVTSWLGPTRVLRSQVLVMKELNYVSLSRFSGLPSWKIIFMEILPNLLPYVMANFVMTVAGAILASIGIEALGLGAFSSNSLGMTIYWNIWYSSMLQGWWWWWSPPILIIILVFISLYLISQGLDEWANPRLKTKF
- a CDS encoding ABC transporter ATP-binding protein, which produces MSQPLIKIDNLTIEYNSYGKAFKAVDDVSMDIYENEKIALVGESGSGKTTLAMAILRMLKPPGEITSGKILHKNSNLIDLKAEEMRLRRLSEFSLITQASMNSLNPVLRIKEQLLDGLLDHGKLNKDENNSNIRSVLDQVQLPHSVLNMYPHELSGGMKQRVSIACAILLNPNFIVADEPTSALDVIIQRQVISTLFSIQKKYRTSILLIGHDLGLVIQFADRIAVMHNGKIVELKKTEELLASASHWYTKTLLQSVPSFEEEPKSLIKYNNLKSANKSSSEKKITISLRNVFKSYETSLFGSKNNFALKNINFEFNNFEPSIIGIAGQSGSGKSTLMQILLGTLSQTSGQVLLNEKPLLQYVKRNQKKYLLQVQPIFQDPYGVYNPFYKAIHFLRETAVNLNLIQHPKYIDSFVEEILRDVGLDFNELKERYPHELSGGQRQRLMVARALMVKPQFILADEPVSMIDASLRASILENIQTLKKQYGITVIYITHDLTTAFQICDTLNVMYQGEIVESGLCKEVILRPKHSYTKSLISSIPSKNKTSNWMQTSP